A stretch of the Sulfurimonas sp. HSL-1656 genome encodes the following:
- a CDS encoding CHASE2 domain-containing protein: MRKFYIVVAITTLLFYLAAYPTALLQQSDNLLYDLYKRIATAVSPLQLGEPATVIVEIDDESLETLGQWPWPRVLTAKLLEQIGAYKPAAIAADIIFPENDRTSPQELIAFYRNYFGLSLHIEGLPDQLYDNDSLLADTIGSLPLLLPLYLKNKRDGDASVCFEKPGYHIDVTEIDTLYTGVGLLCNIPELQAQAHSTGFINAHADRDGVFRRMALAMRFDQEPIAALTAAMLLTSGRFPPQMQLSDTPYGLQAELGDHRFYTDAHANVLLRFYPKDTYRRISAVDLLRGRVDPEAIRGKFVLVGATAVGLHDRYTVAPGETLPGIYMHATLIENVLNGDLISQPGIFPPLNMLLSFLSAMAALIMFRRRRYLSIIIFFSSMTLLYSAAAVTALIYSLSIAPGYFLSPLAVSFLITALSIAVIGYTQRKQFYEQLSHSHQAALDSMALVAETRDTETGAHIIRTKNYVKLLAMAMARKGAYHETLNESYIEQLFHTAPLHDIGKVGIPDHILKKPGSLTPEEFETMKLHTTYGKEILDNAINSYHDNAMLRVARNIAYSHHEKWNGSGYPQGLSGEAIPLEARLMALADVYDALISRRYYKEAFSFEQTEAIILEGRGNHFDPQIVDVFIALKEEFRRIAQTHR; the protein is encoded by the coding sequence ATGCGGAAATTTTACATCGTCGTCGCCATCACGACGCTGCTCTTTTATCTTGCCGCTTACCCTACTGCCCTGCTGCAGCAAAGCGACAACCTCCTTTACGACCTCTATAAACGGATCGCTACGGCCGTCTCTCCGCTGCAGCTTGGCGAACCGGCAACGGTGATCGTCGAGATCGACGACGAAAGCCTCGAAACGCTGGGGCAATGGCCCTGGCCGAGGGTCCTGACGGCCAAGCTGCTTGAACAGATCGGCGCCTACAAGCCTGCCGCAATTGCAGCGGACATCATCTTTCCCGAAAATGACCGGACCTCGCCGCAGGAGCTGATAGCGTTTTACCGCAACTATTTCGGTCTTTCCCTGCACATCGAGGGCCTCCCGGACCAGCTTTACGATAACGACAGCCTGCTGGCGGACACGATCGGCAGCCTGCCGCTGCTGCTGCCGCTCTATCTAAAAAACAAGCGCGACGGTGATGCTTCCGTCTGTTTTGAAAAACCCGGTTACCATATCGATGTAACAGAAATCGACACCCTTTACACCGGTGTCGGGCTGCTGTGCAATATCCCCGAACTGCAGGCACAGGCACACTCGACCGGTTTTATCAATGCCCATGCAGACCGCGACGGTGTCTTCCGCCGAATGGCGCTGGCAATGCGCTTCGACCAGGAACCCATCGCCGCACTCACTGCGGCCATGCTGCTCACCTCAGGGCGGTTCCCGCCGCAGATGCAGCTGAGTGACACCCCCTACGGCCTCCAGGCCGAGCTCGGCGACCATCGTTTCTACACCGACGCCCATGCCAACGTTCTGCTCCGTTTCTATCCCAAAGACACCTATCGGCGTATCTCCGCCGTCGACCTCCTCCGCGGCCGGGTAGATCCCGAAGCGATCCGGGGAAAATTCGTGCTGGTCGGCGCCACAGCCGTCGGGCTGCATGACCGTTATACCGTGGCCCCCGGGGAAACACTGCCCGGTATCTATATGCATGCCACGCTGATCGAGAACGTACTGAACGGAGACCTCATCTCACAGCCCGGGATCTTCCCGCCGCTGAACATGCTGCTCTCGTTTCTGAGTGCTATGGCAGCGCTGATCATGTTCCGGCGCAGACGCTATCTCTCTATCATCATCTTCTTCAGCAGTATGACGCTGCTCTACAGCGCCGCCGCCGTTACCGCGCTGATCTATTCCCTCTCCATCGCTCCGGGCTATTTCCTCTCCCCGCTGGCCGTCAGCTTCCTCATCACCGCCCTCTCCATCGCGGTCATCGGCTACACCCAGCGCAAGCAGTTTTACGAGCAGCTCAGCCACTCCCACCAGGCTGCCCTCGACAGCATGGCCCTCGTTGCGGAAACCCGCGATACCGAGACAGGGGCCCATATCATCCGCACCAAAAACTATGTCAAACTTCTTGCGATGGCGATGGCACGGAAGGGAGCTTACCACGAAACCCTCAATGAGAGTTACATCGAGCAGCTTTTTCATACCGCGCCGCTGCACGATATCGGCAAGGTCGGCATTCCCGACCATATTCTCAAAAAACCGGGTAGCCTGACGCCCGAAGAGTTCGAGACGATGAAACTCCATACGACTTACGGCAAAGAGATCCTCGACAACGCCATCAACAGCTACCATGACAATGCCATGCTCCGCGTCGCCCGCAATATCGCCTACTCCCACCATGAGAAGTGGAACGGAAGCGGCTATCCCCAGGGGCTTTCCGGGGAAGCCATCCCCCTCGAAGCGCGGCTGATGGCTCTGGCGGATGTCTATGATGCCCTGATCAGCCGGCGCTACTATAAAGAGGCCTTCTCATTCGAACAGACCGAAGCAATCATTCTCGAGGGACGCGGGAACCATTTCGACCCGCAGATCGTCGATGTCTTCATAGCACTCAAAGAGGAGTTCCGACGTATTGCGCAAACGCACCGCTAA
- a CDS encoding OmpA family protein, with translation MVEILLVSLVIVVTALVMEPSGTEVVLLDNNSSRNTIIVTTEGGSVTIDTPYEGTTLESSSEAPTAPVTVSDVALTADDADTFAAVPPPPLTLTVYFENNSADLTPKSHRDLVMILPLLRELSPLHVAITGYTDTTGSASYNLSLSEKRASALRTMLEQQHVAMLRCQTDGLGEYLLQVQTPDETNEPKNRRVEMTFR, from the coding sequence ATGGTCGAAATTCTCCTTGTCTCCCTCGTAATTGTCGTCACCGCCCTCGTGATGGAGCCCTCCGGGACGGAAGTCGTCCTGCTGGACAATAACAGCAGCAGAAATACCATTATCGTCACCACGGAAGGCGGGAGCGTCACCATTGACACGCCTTATGAGGGGACCACGCTGGAGAGCAGTTCAGAGGCTCCAACTGCTCCTGTAACGGTGTCGGATGTTGCACTGACTGCCGACGACGCCGACACCTTTGCCGCCGTCCCCCCTCCGCCGCTGACCCTCACCGTCTATTTCGAAAACAACAGTGCCGACCTCACCCCGAAATCACACCGTGATCTCGTCATGATCCTTCCGCTGCTCCGGGAGCTGAGTCCTCTTCACGTTGCCATCACAGGCTACACCGACACGACGGGAAGCGCTTCTTACAATCTTTCCCTCTCCGAGAAACGGGCCTCGGCACTCAGGACGATGCTTGAACAGCAGCATGTCGCAATGCTTCGCTGCCAGACCGACGGCCTGGGGGAGTACCTTCTCCAGGTTCAGACCCCGGATGAGACCAACGAACCGAAAAACCGCCGTGTCGAGATGACGTTCCGGTAG
- a CDS encoding FecR family protein — protein sequence MKRILLLCLLTLQLWSAEAVAVLESQKNEVGIRRGSSVITPQAGREELYRGDILYTGKEGALSIVFNDGSTVALGHKSLLKIDDYLFEPSQKNYRLDLSLNEGSAIVETGKIGKLSPESVTFRVPEGTIGVRGTRFFVKVH from the coding sequence ATGAAACGCATCCTACTTCTTTGTCTTTTGACGCTTCAGCTCTGGTCCGCCGAAGCCGTTGCTGTGCTCGAAAGTCAGAAAAACGAGGTCGGTATCCGCAGGGGAAGTAGCGTGATCACCCCACAGGCGGGCCGCGAGGAACTCTACCGCGGCGATATCCTTTATACCGGGAAAGAGGGGGCGCTGAGCATCGTTTTCAATGACGGCAGCACGGTCGCACTGGGGCACAAGAGTCTGCTGAAAATTGACGACTATCTCTTTGAACCGAGTCAAAAAAACTACCGCCTCGACCTCTCTTTGAATGAAGGAAGCGCCATCGTGGAGACCGGGAAGATCGGTAAGCTCTCCCCTGAATCCGTCACCTTCAGAGTCCCCGAGGGAACCATCGGGGTACGGGGCACCCGCTTTTTCGTAAAGGTACACTAA
- a CDS encoding DUF2905 domain-containing protein, which translates to MTAKWLIIAGTLLVVVGLLLHFMPGLFGWFGRLPGDIRIENEHSRIYIPLTSMVITSIMLSLLLFLFRH; encoded by the coding sequence ATGACGGCAAAATGGCTGATCATCGCCGGCACCCTGCTGGTCGTTGTCGGCCTGCTGCTGCATTTCATGCCGGGCCTCTTCGGCTGGTTCGGTAGACTCCCCGGCGACATCCGCATCGAAAACGAACACTCCCGTATCTACATCCCCTTGACCTCCATGGTGATTACCAGCATCATGCTTTCACTCCTTCTCTTTCTCTTTAGACATTAA
- a CDS encoding SulP family inorganic anion transporter — protein sequence MFNLQNYRTDNIKNDVLSGLVVAVALVPEAIAFAFIAEVSPIVGLYTAFILGLITALIGGKPGMISGATGSVAVVLIGLTLEVSGLLRAQGLGGEELAWGVLQYVTLAALLTGAIQVLFGVFKMGKFIRLVPQPAMYGFVNGLAIVIATAQFKFFEGEGVIMYALVAITMLIMFVLPRYTKAVPAGLVAIVALTLVAYLFGLQTGTVGDMANLSEFKGQLPSFHIPDFILDPGAILVVLPYAVIMALVGLIESLLTLAVLDEMSGTRGSGNQECIALGTGNMTCGLFGGMPGCAMIGQSIINYTSGGLGRLSGVTAAVGLMVLVASLTDVLNVIPIAVLVGIMFMVSIGTFEWSSFSHIRHMPRSDAFVMVAVTLITIVEDLAIAVISGVIISALVFAWKHARIYAKSQVEADGTKVYELDGPLFFGSTASFFDTFTIDRDPPRVVIDFQNARVMDASGVEAIDTITRKYEDANKQLTLRHLSEDCKKLLKAAGPHCTYEVTDPTYKVAVNV from the coding sequence ATGTTCAACCTCCAGAACTACCGTACCGATAACATCAAAAACGACGTCCTCTCCGGGCTCGTCGTTGCCGTTGCTCTCGTGCCCGAAGCGATCGCCTTCGCTTTCATCGCCGAAGTAAGTCCCATCGTCGGCCTCTACACCGCTTTTATCCTGGGGCTTATCACGGCGCTGATCGGCGGCAAGCCCGGGATGATCAGCGGGGCGACCGGCTCCGTCGCCGTCGTCCTCATCGGCCTGACCCTGGAAGTCTCCGGCCTCCTGCGTGCACAGGGGCTCGGCGGGGAAGAGCTGGCCTGGGGCGTCCTGCAGTACGTCACCCTCGCCGCCCTGCTGACGGGAGCCATCCAGGTGCTTTTCGGCGTCTTTAAAATGGGCAAGTTCATCCGCCTCGTCCCCCAGCCGGCGATGTACGGCTTCGTCAACGGTCTGGCCATCGTCATCGCCACGGCGCAGTTCAAGTTCTTTGAAGGGGAAGGCGTCATCATGTACGCCCTCGTCGCCATCACGATGCTGATCATGTTCGTGCTGCCGCGCTACACCAAAGCGGTCCCGGCCGGTCTCGTCGCCATCGTGGCGCTTACCCTCGTCGCCTACCTTTTCGGCCTGCAGACCGGTACCGTCGGCGATATGGCGAACCTTTCCGAATTCAAAGGGCAACTCCCCTCTTTCCATATCCCGGACTTCATCCTCGACCCGGGTGCGATCCTCGTCGTCCTGCCCTATGCCGTCATTATGGCCCTTGTCGGCCTGATCGAATCCCTGCTGACCCTGGCCGTGCTTGACGAGATGAGCGGCACCCGCGGCAGCGGCAACCAGGAGTGTATCGCGCTCGGGACCGGGAACATGACCTGCGGGCTCTTCGGCGGGATGCCGGGGTGTGCGATGATCGGCCAGTCCATCATCAACTACACCTCCGGCGGCCTCGGACGACTCTCCGGCGTCACCGCCGCCGTCGGCCTGATGGTGCTTGTCGCGTCGCTCACCGACGTGCTCAACGTCATCCCGATCGCCGTGCTGGTCGGCATCATGTTCATGGTCAGCATCGGCACCTTCGAATGGAGCAGTTTCAGCCATATCCGGCACATGCCGCGCTCCGACGCCTTCGTCATGGTCGCCGTCACATTGATCACGATCGTGGAGGACCTGGCCATCGCCGTCATCTCCGGCGTCATCATCTCCGCCCTTGTCTTTGCCTGGAAACACGCGCGCATCTACGCCAAAAGCCAGGTCGAAGCGGACGGGACGAAGGTGTATGAACTCGACGGCCCCCTCTTCTTCGGTTCGACGGCGAGCTTCTTCGACACCTTTACGATCGACCGGGACCCCCCGCGCGTCGTGATCGACTTCCAAAACGCGCGGGTCATGGACGCTTCCGGCGTCGAAGCGATCGACACGATCACCCGCAAGTACGAGGATGCCAACAAACAACTCACGCTGCGGCACCTGAGCGAAGACTGCAAAAAGCTCCTCAAGGCCGCCGGCCCCCACTGCACCTACGAGGTCACCGACCCGACATACAAGGTTGCGGTTAACGTATGA
- a CDS encoding valine--tRNA ligase: MSKKSYDPSSVESAFYPIWEARGYFEIDGNKAIQKEGKNFAIMMPPPNVTGRLHIGHSLTFTLQDIIVRYKRMDGYKTLWQPGTDHAGIATQNVVEKQLLDEGTTKEALGREKFLERVWAWKEESGGIMVGQLRKMGVSPAWSRERFTMDEGLKSAVKEAFVNLYDKGLIVRGNYMVNWCTHDGALSDIEVEYEEHNGHFYHVRYPYADGSGHIVVATTRPETYFGDTAVMVHPDDERYKNLIGKKLKLPLIDREIPIIADEHVDMEFGTGMVKVTPAHDPNDYEVGKRHDLEFITVFDEKGILNDFAGEFKGLERLEAREVIVKRLEEEGFVEKIEDHVHQVGHCYRCKNVVEPYISKQWFVRAETARGSIEKVNDGLVKFFPQHWINSYNAWMNDLRDWCISRQLWWGHRIPVFYCNDCGHEWASQQEEPEACPHCSSKNIVQDPDVLDTWFSSALWPFSTLGWGNGDPVMDKLFESDDLKNFYPNSLLITGFDILFFWVARMMLMGETFMGKLPFDHIYLHALVRDENGQKMSKSKGNVIDPLDMVEKYSADALRFTLAVLAVQGRDIRLSEEKLELSRNFTNKLYNAAKFLQMNVETFDDLENITVTTDLGRYMQSRFNAAVVETRGFLDEYRFNDAATVLYRFLWNEFCDWGIELSKVSKESVPELGAIFKASMKLLHPFMPFMTEYLYHELSGTSLENGDSIMISRYPDAGERDMQIEAMFDVIMDAIVTVRRAKTLIDMGNQKIEEAYVKTDAVTTGAMDAYICRLGKVEKVGFVTEKMDNAVSDVGEKVEVFIPTGSIDLAPIIDRLEKQNAKLEKEIAKLAGMLNNERFVANAPEDVVATNREALVDAQNKQRKILDQLESLQGA, encoded by the coding sequence ATGTCAAAAAAAAGCTATGATCCTTCATCCGTCGAATCGGCGTTCTACCCTATCTGGGAAGCGCGCGGCTATTTCGAAATCGACGGGAACAAAGCCATCCAGAAAGAAGGCAAGAACTTCGCCATCATGATGCCGCCGCCTAATGTCACCGGGCGCCTGCACATCGGCCACTCCCTCACTTTCACCCTCCAGGACATCATCGTCCGCTACAAGCGGATGGACGGCTACAAGACACTGTGGCAGCCCGGCACGGACCACGCGGGGATCGCCACGCAGAACGTCGTCGAGAAACAGCTGCTCGACGAGGGAACCACCAAAGAAGCCCTCGGACGCGAGAAGTTCCTGGAACGCGTCTGGGCATGGAAGGAAGAGTCCGGCGGGATCATGGTCGGCCAGCTGCGCAAAATGGGCGTCTCCCCGGCATGGAGCCGCGAGCGCTTTACGATGGACGAAGGACTGAAATCCGCGGTCAAGGAAGCCTTCGTCAATCTCTACGACAAAGGGCTGATCGTCCGCGGCAACTACATGGTCAACTGGTGTACCCATGACGGTGCCCTCTCCGACATCGAAGTCGAGTATGAAGAGCATAACGGCCACTTCTACCACGTCCGCTACCCCTACGCCGACGGCAGCGGTCACATCGTCGTCGCCACGACCCGCCCGGAAACCTACTTCGGCGATACCGCCGTCATGGTTCACCCGGATGACGAGCGCTACAAAAATCTCATCGGCAAAAAGCTCAAACTGCCGCTGATCGATCGCGAGATCCCCATCATTGCCGACGAGCACGTCGACATGGAGTTCGGGACCGGAATGGTCAAGGTCACCCCGGCGCATGACCCGAACGACTACGAAGTCGGCAAACGCCATGACCTCGAATTCATCACCGTTTTCGACGAAAAAGGGATCCTCAACGACTTCGCGGGCGAGTTCAAAGGGCTCGAACGCCTCGAAGCGCGCGAGGTCATCGTCAAGCGCCTCGAAGAGGAGGGCTTCGTCGAGAAGATCGAAGACCACGTCCACCAGGTCGGCCACTGTTACCGCTGTAAGAACGTCGTCGAGCCGTACATCTCCAAACAGTGGTTCGTTCGTGCCGAAACGGCCCGCGGCAGCATCGAGAAGGTCAACGACGGTCTCGTCAAGTTCTTCCCGCAGCACTGGATCAACAGCTACAACGCCTGGATGAACGACCTGCGCGACTGGTGTATCTCCCGCCAACTCTGGTGGGGCCACCGCATCCCGGTCTTCTACTGCAACGACTGCGGCCATGAGTGGGCGTCACAGCAGGAGGAACCTGAAGCGTGTCCGCACTGCTCTTCCAAGAACATCGTTCAGGACCCCGACGTTCTCGACACCTGGTTCTCCTCGGCGCTCTGGCCCTTCTCGACCCTGGGCTGGGGCAACGGCGATCCGGTCATGGACAAGCTCTTCGAGAGCGACGACCTCAAGAACTTCTACCCGAACAGCCTGCTGATCACCGGCTTCGACATCCTCTTCTTCTGGGTCGCGCGGATGATGCTCATGGGCGAAACCTTCATGGGTAAACTCCCCTTTGACCACATCTACCTGCACGCGCTGGTACGTGACGAAAACGGCCAGAAAATGTCCAAGTCCAAGGGCAACGTCATCGACCCGCTCGATATGGTCGAAAAATACAGCGCCGACGCCCTGCGTTTCACGCTGGCTGTCCTCGCCGTCCAGGGGCGCGACATCCGCCTGAGCGAAGAGAAGCTGGAACTGAGCCGCAACTTCACCAACAAGCTCTACAACGCGGCGAAGTTCCTCCAAATGAACGTCGAAACCTTCGACGACCTGGAAAACATCACGGTCACAACCGACCTGGGACGCTATATGCAGAGCCGCTTCAATGCCGCCGTCGTTGAGACCCGCGGATTCCTCGACGAGTACCGCTTCAACGACGCGGCCACGGTCCTCTACCGCTTCCTGTGGAACGAGTTCTGTGACTGGGGCATCGAGCTTTCCAAGGTGAGCAAAGAGAGCGTACCGGAACTGGGCGCCATCTTCAAAGCCTCCATGAAGCTGCTGCACCCGTTCATGCCGTTCATGACCGAGTACCTTTACCACGAGCTCTCCGGCACATCGCTGGAGAACGGCGACTCCATCATGATCAGCCGCTATCCGGACGCGGGCGAACGCGATATGCAAATCGAGGCGATGTTCGACGTCATCATGGACGCCATCGTCACCGTCCGCCGTGCGAAGACCCTTATCGACATGGGCAACCAGAAGATCGAAGAGGCCTACGTCAAGACGGATGCCGTGACCACCGGTGCGATGGATGCCTACATCTGCCGCCTCGGCAAGGTCGAGAAGGTCGGTTTCGTCACAGAGAAGATGGACAATGCCGTCAGCGACGTCGGGGAGAAGGTCGAAGTCTTTATCCCGACCGGTTCCATCGACCTCGCGCCGATCATCGATCGGCTGGAGAAGCAGAACGCGAAGCTGGAGAAAGAGATCGCCAAACTGGCCGGCATGCTCAATAACGAGCGCTTCGTCGCCAACGCGCCGGAAGATGTCGTCGCCACCAACCGCGAGGCCCTCGTTGACGCCCAGAACAAACAGCGCAAGATCCTCGACCAGCTCGAGAGCCTGCAGGGAGCCTGA